The Prunus dulcis chromosome 3, ALMONDv2, whole genome shotgun sequence genome segment GCATAGAGAGATTGAACCACTCTTTAACTCCTGAAATGTTTGAGAAGCTGCATCATGCCGTGCAATTCGTTGATGATTGGAAGACCACGAccattttttctgttttggggGCTGCTGCGGTATCCTGCTTGTCTTTGACTGTGACGGCAGGCTCATGTTTTATCATAGCCAGAGCCCAGAACGCAAGGGAGAAGAGAGCGGCGGCTGCGGCTGCGGCAGCTACAGCAGGCCAAGCAACCCCTGCTGCTCCAGGACTGCTCGGGCTCCTGGGAGCAGGAATGGCTGTGGCAGCGATAGTGACAGCGGCAGTGATagcaagaggaagagagggagCGGCGGCGACGGCGGCGACAGAGGGAGCGGAGGCGGTGGCAGGCCAAGTAGCCCCGGCTTACTTAGAGCTTCTGcatctatctttttttttttttttgtcgatAGCTTATGCATCCATCTAGTAGACACCCAACTATATATCTAGTTTCTGGTGGATTTGCGTTTCTGTTCTTCAACttcaatgaaatgaaatgaagctttattttattattgtctTCAATAGATTGTAATTGAAACAAACCCTTCTCTTCGACCAAACATAATAAACCCTTCTCAAAACTCCAAAACCCTCATTTCCTAAACCTAAATCCCCAATCTCCACCCACCCACGAACCTTTAACCCTTTCCCCACCAAGCtttaatctttaaaaaaaacaaaaaaacaaaaaacaattgaaCTTTTACACTATGACCTACGAGTTCATATTCCTGGGTCCGTCCCTGCATACTTGTTTATTCAAATTGGAGAAAGAATTATCAAAGTCAAGATCAATTTCGCTCCTTGGAGTTGAAGGCTGCAAAAAAAAACCTTGTTCTCCCCTGATTTAGATTGGCTATTGGTTGTGTGTTTGCCATAAATTGTCTATacacaaaaacccaaaaatcaaatcaataattCAAGAACCCTAAATCTAAATACAAGAAGTCCCAACGAACCAAACATCTAATTAACAAATTCAGAACCTGAAATCAACTTAACTCCATAACCCTAAACCGAATCTTCTCAAAATACAAGAACCAAAAAATCCCAAAGTATGCTTTGATAGGTTTTATTGAGTTGTTGGGTTTCTGGGAAGGGAAAATGAGGTTTACTTTGCGTTCGTTTCACTACGactaaagaaggaaaaacacCTATTTGACCGTATTTTGATGAGCTTTCTGTCTTATGCGAAAATATTTGTCAATTTTGCTATTGAGGACAACTTTGGGCGGTGTATGCTTATAGTGGGTTCGTCTTTCGGCCATTAAGCTTTTCTGCCTTGGGCTTTCATGGAGAGTTATTTTCATAACAAAAAACCCATAACCTAAAATCCTAGCCAATTCTCGAAAGACAAAGAACCAAATATCTAATAACAATTCGAGACtagaaatcaaattgaaaagcCCAAGAAATGCATACTTGTGGTGAGCCAGCTTTTTTTGTGAAGCTTGATGATCCTTCTTGGCTAGAAattttctggaaaaaaaaacccccaaaattATCTAAAGCCCATAACCCTAAAAATCTCAACCAATtctcaaaagacaaagaaTCAAACATCTAATTACAATTTGagaccagaaatcaaaatgaaaaaccaaaGAAATGCATACCTGTCGTGGgctattttttttgtgaaactTGATAATCCTTATGGGCTAGAAATtctctgaagaaaaaaaaaccccaaaaattCTCTAAAGCTCAATCTTCAACTGAATATGAAATTGAAGGCTATGGTGGGCCAGCTTTTTTTCCTGAAGCTTGATGATCTTTCTTCGCTAGAAATtctctgaaaaagaaaaactccaaaattcTCTAAAGCTCATTCTTCGAccaaatatgaaattgaacaaaactATTCAACCGAGTATGAAATTAAAGGAATACATACCTGTGATTGACCAACTTTTTTTATGAAACTTGATAATCCTTCTTGACAAGAAATTCCCTAGATAAAAACACGTCAAAATTCTCTAAAGTCCATTCTTCAACcgaatttgaaattgaacacAATTCTTCAACCGAGTATGAAATTAAATGAATACATACTTGTGGTGGGCCAGCTTTTTTGTGAAGCTTGATGATCCATCCTGGCTAGAAATTCCCtagaaaaaaaacaacccCGAAATTCTTTAAAGCCCATTCTTCAACCGAATATGAAATTGAGTACAATTCTTCAACCGAgtatgaaattgaaatgatacATACCTGTGGTGGGCCAGCTTTCTCTTGTGAAGCTCGATGATCCTTCTTGGTGAGaaattctttggaaaaaaaacaccaaaattcTCTAAAGCCCATTCTTCAACCGAATATGAAATTGAGTACAATTCTTCAACCGAGTATGAAATTGAAAGGATACATACCTGTGGTGGGCCAGCTTTTCTTGTGAAGCTCGATGATCCTTCTTGGTGAGaaattctttggaaaaaaaacaccaaaattcTCTAAAGCCCATTCTTCAACCGAATATGAAATTGAGTACAATTCTTCAACCGAGTATGAAATTGAAAGGATACATACCTGTGGTGGGCCAGCTTTTCTTGTGAAGCTCGATGATCCTTCTTGGTGAGaaattctttggaaaaaaaacaccaaaattcTCTAAAGCCCATTCTTCAACCGAATATGAAATTGAGTACAATTCTTCAACCGAGTATGAAATTGAAAGGATACATACCTGTGGTGGGCCAGCTTTTCTTGTGAAGCTCGATGATCCTTCTTGGTGAGaaattctttggaaaaaaaacaccaaaattcTCTAAAGCCCATTCTTCAACCGAATATGAAATTGAGTACAATTCTTCAACCGAGTATGAAATTGAAAGGATACATACCTGTGGTGGGCCAGCTTTTCTTGTGAAGCTCGATGATCCTTCTTGGTGAGaaattctttggaaaaaaaacaccaaaattcTCTAAAGCCCATTATTCAACAGAATACGAAATTGAACACAATTCTTCAACCGAgtaagaaattgaagagatACATACCTGCGGTGGGCTAGCTTTTCTTGTGAAGCTTGATGATCCATCTTGGTTAGAAATTCTTTGGGGggaaaaaaacccaaaattctcAAAAGCCTACGAACACAATTTTTTAACCGAGTATGAAATTGAATGAATATATACCTGTGATGGACCAACTTTTTTTGGGAAGCTTGATAATCCTTCTTAGCGAGAAATTCTTTGggaaaaaaaccccaaaattcCCTAAAGCTCATTCTTCAACAGAATACGAAATTGAACACAATTCTTTAACCGAGCATGAAATTGAAGGGATACATCTGCGGTGGGCCAGCTTTTCTTTTGAAGCTTGATGATCCTTCTTGATCAGATATTCTTCggaggaaaaaaaacccaaaattcacaaaagcCCATTCTTCAACCGAATATGAAATTGAACACAATTCTTCAACTGagtatgaaattgaagaaatacaTACCTGTAGTGGGCTAGCTTTTTTTGTGAAGCTTGATGATCCTTCTTGGCTCGAAATTTCTGGAAAAAACAACCTCAAAATTCTCTAAAGCACATTCTTCAACCGAATACGAAATTGAACACAATTCTTCAACCGAGTATAAAATTGAAGGAATACGTACCTGTAATGGGCCAATTGAGAAATTCTGtagaaaaaaaacctcaaaattcTCTAAAGCCCATTCTTCAACAGAATACGAAATTGAACACAATTCTTCAACCGAGTACGAAATTGAAGGGATACATACCTGCAGTGGGCCAGCTTTTCTTGTGAAACTTGATGATCCTTCTTGGTTAGAAATtctttggggaaaaaaaaacccaaaattcttAAGAGCCCATGCTTCAATCGAATATGAAAGTGAACACAATTCTTCCACTGATTATGAAATTGAAGGAATACATACCTGTGGTGGgctagttttttttcttgtgaaGCTTGATGATCCTTCTTGGCAAGAAATtctctggaaaaaaaaaccccaaaattctctaaagtccatttttcAACTGAATATGAAATTGAACACAATTCTTCAACCGAGTATGAAAGTGAAGGAATACATACTTGTGGTGGGCTAGCTTTTTTTGTAAAGCTTGATGATCCATCTTGGCATGAAATTGCCTGGAAAAAAAACCGCAAAATTCTATAAAGCCCATTCTTTAACCAAATATGATATTGAGCATAATTCTTCAACCGAGTATGAAATTGAAAGGATACATACCTATAATGGGCCAGCTTTTCTTGTGAAACTTGATGATCCTTCTTGGCTAGAAatgttttagaaaaaaaaaacctcaaaattctcaaaagCTCATTCTTTAACCGAATATGAAATTGAACACAATTCTTCAACCGAGTATGAAATTGAATGAATACATACCTGTGATGAGCCAACTTTTTTTGTGAAGCTTGATAATCTTTCTTGGCGAGAAATTCCCGGGagaaaaaacaccaaaattcTCTAAAGCCCATTGTTCAACCGAATACGAAATTGAACATAATTCTTCAACCGAGTATGAAATTGAAGGGATGCACACCTGTGGTGGCCCAGCTTTTGTTGTGAAGCTTGTTGATCCATCTTGGTTAGAAATTCTCTGGggaaaaaaaccccaaaattcTCAAAAGCCCATTCTTCAACCGAATCTGAAATTGAACACAATTCTTCAACCGattatgaaattgaagaaatacaTACCTGTGGTGGGCTAGGTTTTTGTTGTGAAGCTTGATGATCCTTCTTGGCAAGAAATTCAAtggaaaaaaaaccctaaaattctCTAAAGTCCATTCTTCAACCGAATATGAAATTGAACACAATTCTTCAACCGAGTATGAAATTGAATGAATACATACCGGTGGTGGGCTAGTCTTTGTTCTATTTCCTTTCACCACAATTCCATAGAAGACATGAGATCAAATTATGAAATCCATTTAGCTAAGGGAAGAGCCAATATCACTAATTACCCTTAGCCAAGGGATTCTCACTGAAACCAAGGACCATTGAAATGCTATCTAGTGTCTCATTAACCACTCTGCAttgacaaaaacaacaaagagtATGCTGGATATAAGTtagaaaaacatataaacaagaaaaacataaaaggaAATTGAGTTTCAGCATTAGGGACGAACCCAAGATGGTAGCCaaataagaatgaaaaaagAGTTGCCACAAGCATATACGAGGCAAAGAGCGTCTCCATGAAGGGTTTCCAATTCCTATTCTAGCCCCTCCACCATCAAGCTTCGGAAGTCTATAAGCCAaattcatttaattttactttatcTGGAATTTATATCTTACTATACTATTTTTAGTaattctaatatatatatttttttttcaaaagcaaaTTACCAATTCATACCATTTCCGGTAATCATCATGTGCTCTGCTTCTTCTGTTACTCTGGTTATTTCGGCTCCAGCAGGCTCCCTGCTCCCTATCAATCCAGAAATTAACAAGATATAAGCCAAAAGATATAACCCaaggaaagaagagagagagagagagagataaagagaATTTGGAAAACCCTGAGCCATGAAATACCAGAGGGCATTGAGAGATTGAACCACTCTTTAACTCCTGAGATGTTTGAGAAACTGCATCATGCCGTGCAATTCGTTGATGACTAAAAGGCCACGACcgttttttctgttttggggGCTGCTGCGGTATCCTGCTTGTCTTTGACTGTGACGGCTGGCTCATGTTTTATC includes the following:
- the LOC117621048 gene encoding antifreeze protein Maxi-like; the encoded protein is MFEKLHHAVQFVDDWKTTTIFSVLGAAAVSCLSLTVTAGSCFIIARAQNAREKRAAAAAAAATAGQATPAAPGLLGLLGAGMAVAAIVTAAVIARGREGAAATAATEGAEAVAGQVAPAYLELLVLNTREKRAAAAAATAGQAAPAAPGLLGLLGAGTAVAAIVTASVIARGIEGVVAAAATEGAAAAATEGAAASTATEGVAAVAGQVAPA